In a single window of the Phycisphaerae bacterium genome:
- a CDS encoding beta-ketoacyl-[acyl-carrier-protein] synthase family protein: protein MPDNVNYPKIVITGTGLVTSLGLDCESTWRNVLLGRCGIGALTAVESRLTPDKGGGQVPDEDGDETQSPSPREVRCLRRAAQEALGQAGLATSCPVAAHRCAVILGTTLHGMRNGGAYLRTGDIRLLQRFLAGSTLSQSLSPWQPGGPMLTNCSACSSGLASILLGRTLLAAGEADIVIAGGYDPISEYAYAGFNAMRLVSPTTLRPFATTRDGMKVGEGYAVIVLERAERAASRGATSLAEISGFGESCDAHHLSKPHPEGAGAVSALRTALHNACLRPREIDLFIAHATATPDNDRSEHAALREVFGEHLGGMPVVGLKSHLGHTLGASGAVDVIIATLAMRDGLIPPAAAGTAEGKLLQGLHVVGGKPLRRTLRRVQTLSLGFGGANASVVLSLPADSPAAAPKPVGSGIDGNFDAVITGIGAVLPGAVGNDELIELANRRSHELGISRTIPQSFEQLIEARRTRRMSKYAKLCLAATAEGLRDAGIEQADSWCEECAAVVGTTHGPAEFCKSYYQQLIADGVDAANPTLFAEGVPNVASAHLSTALGLKGFCQTIIGSRTAGLNALAMAVHRIRTRQWGRAIVVAAEESTPIVEKAYRPWFEPTLPNNRPARSQSGVPAMSGGAVAFVVECRASAVARDATIRGTVRKAASASWPGCSVFEGVSRLQALIERLLPVDFLATSANTTQIDRLERAAIDRANLRTLPRQPRLAGLYGLMPEMFSVGPLAALAVAMLARRLPSLSWSAVGRPTEPLLITPNAVVGAICTGYEAGASGVTISLGAGSA, encoded by the coding sequence ATGCCAGACAACGTGAACTACCCGAAGATAGTCATCACTGGAACCGGACTGGTCACAAGCCTGGGTCTTGATTGTGAATCCACATGGCGAAACGTGCTGCTTGGGCGATGCGGCATTGGCGCCCTGACTGCCGTCGAATCCCGCCTCACTCCTGATAAGGGTGGCGGGCAAGTCCCGGATGAAGACGGCGATGAGACCCAGTCTCCCTCGCCACGAGAAGTCCGATGCCTTCGACGAGCTGCTCAGGAAGCACTGGGGCAGGCAGGATTGGCCACCTCGTGTCCGGTGGCTGCCCATCGCTGCGCCGTCATCCTGGGTACGACGCTCCATGGGATGCGTAACGGCGGTGCTTATCTCAGGACGGGCGATATTCGTCTCCTGCAGAGATTCTTGGCCGGCTCAACGCTGTCCCAGTCTCTCAGCCCATGGCAGCCTGGCGGCCCCATGCTGACGAACTGCTCAGCCTGTTCATCCGGCTTAGCGAGCATTCTCCTGGGTCGCACTTTATTGGCGGCGGGCGAGGCCGATATCGTCATTGCCGGCGGTTACGATCCCATCAGCGAATACGCCTATGCCGGGTTCAACGCCATGCGTCTGGTGAGTCCCACGACCCTGCGTCCCTTCGCGACGACGCGCGACGGCATGAAGGTCGGAGAGGGCTACGCTGTGATCGTGCTTGAACGGGCCGAGCGGGCCGCCTCGCGCGGCGCAACGTCCTTGGCTGAGATCAGCGGTTTCGGCGAATCATGCGATGCACATCATCTTTCAAAGCCTCATCCCGAGGGGGCAGGAGCGGTAAGCGCCCTCCGCACCGCCCTCCACAATGCCTGCCTTCGACCTCGTGAAATTGATCTGTTCATCGCCCACGCAACAGCCACGCCGGACAACGACCGATCCGAGCACGCTGCCCTTCGGGAGGTTTTCGGTGAACATCTTGGCGGGATGCCCGTGGTCGGCTTGAAAAGCCACTTGGGTCATACACTGGGCGCGTCCGGGGCTGTTGACGTCATTATCGCTACCCTGGCCATGCGCGACGGGCTCATCCCCCCCGCCGCAGCCGGAACGGCGGAAGGCAAACTCCTTCAAGGATTGCATGTCGTCGGCGGAAAGCCACTTCGCCGAACGCTGCGCCGCGTACAAACATTGTCACTAGGGTTCGGAGGCGCCAATGCCAGCGTGGTGCTTAGCTTGCCCGCGGACTCTCCAGCCGCCGCGCCCAAGCCGGTCGGCAGCGGAATCGATGGAAATTTCGACGCGGTCATCACCGGCATCGGCGCCGTGCTTCCGGGCGCCGTCGGCAACGACGAGCTGATCGAGTTGGCCAACCGGAGATCACACGAACTCGGGATCTCACGGACCATCCCACAGTCGTTTGAGCAACTCATCGAAGCGCGTCGGACACGGCGAATGAGTAAATATGCCAAGCTCTGCCTTGCGGCGACGGCAGAAGGGCTGCGGGACGCAGGCATCGAGCAGGCCGATTCTTGGTGTGAGGAGTGCGCCGCCGTTGTGGGCACGACGCACGGCCCAGCTGAGTTTTGCAAATCGTACTATCAGCAACTCATCGCCGACGGAGTTGACGCCGCAAACCCTACGCTGTTTGCGGAAGGCGTCCCCAACGTGGCCAGCGCTCATCTCAGCACCGCCTTAGGTCTGAAGGGATTCTGCCAGACGATCATCGGTTCTCGCACGGCCGGTCTCAACGCGCTGGCCATGGCCGTGCACCGCATCCGAACCAGACAGTGGGGTCGTGCGATCGTAGTGGCCGCGGAGGAGTCAACACCCATTGTCGAGAAGGCTTACCGCCCGTGGTTTGAACCGACTTTGCCCAACAACCGTCCGGCTCGTTCCCAATCTGGTGTCCCCGCAATGTCCGGCGGCGCCGTGGCTTTTGTCGTCGAATGCCGTGCAAGTGCCGTCGCCAGAGATGCCACGATCCGCGGCACCGTCCGGAAAGCCGCCAGCGCCAGCTGGCCCGGCTGCTCGGTATTCGAGGGAGTCTCCCGACTGCAAGCACTTATCGAGCGTCTCCTTCCAGTTGATTTTCTTGCCACCTCCGCAAACACCACCCAGATCGATCGCCTGGAGCGCGCGGCCATCGATCGCGCAAACTTGCGGACCTTGCCGCGACAGCCGCGCCTGGCAGGACTGTATGGCCTTATGCCCGAGATGTTTAGCGTGGGTCCGCTCGCGGCCCTGGCGGTGGCCATGCTTGCCCGGCGATTGCCCTCACTCTCCTGGTCCGCTGTCGGCCGTCCGACAGAGCCGCTATTGATTACCCCAAACGCCGT
- a CDS encoding lysophospholipid acyltransferase family protein produces the protein MTDDSNQTMPLAMGGTSPLRGGWIRTRSANFWREFMYWWTGRFPPAVLLTRPFFLFFAFRFSKALQDGPAANARRLLGPNASEREVESLRRNIIRSAYTSIYELGCAVRSNREALRSWVEEVEGKEHYLAARSARRGAIVVTAHLGPFEVGAAALMSRNERIHVVFQRDERASFEQLRSRLRALLGISESPIDRGWAIWGALRDALLANEVVLIQGDRVMPQQRGVPVAFHSGHMLMPTGPLKLAMLTGAPLVPVFCIRTNIKRCRVIIDEPIYVNPDRRAVDGRHPAMQRLANSIERQVLAHPEQWAIFEKAWCEDRRDEAGTSLKPP, from the coding sequence GTGACGGATGATTCCAACCAAACCATGCCGCTCGCTATGGGCGGCACAAGCCCTCTTCGCGGCGGTTGGATTCGCACGCGCTCCGCGAATTTCTGGCGGGAATTCATGTACTGGTGGACCGGGCGCTTCCCTCCGGCCGTCCTCCTGACGCGCCCGTTCTTCCTCTTCTTCGCCTTTCGATTCTCCAAGGCGTTGCAGGACGGTCCCGCGGCCAATGCTCGCCGGCTGCTCGGGCCCAACGCATCCGAACGCGAAGTCGAATCGCTTCGCCGCAACATCATCCGAAGCGCCTACACCAGCATCTACGAGCTCGGCTGCGCTGTGCGTTCCAACAGGGAAGCGTTGCGGTCTTGGGTCGAGGAAGTAGAGGGAAAGGAACACTACTTGGCTGCCCGTTCAGCCAGACGAGGTGCCATCGTAGTTACCGCCCACTTGGGACCATTCGAAGTGGGTGCAGCGGCGTTGATGTCGAGAAACGAGCGTATCCACGTCGTGTTCCAACGCGACGAGCGAGCAAGTTTCGAGCAACTCCGATCGCGGCTCCGAGCTCTGCTCGGCATTTCGGAATCGCCCATTGACCGCGGTTGGGCGATTTGGGGCGCGCTTCGCGATGCTCTGCTGGCCAACGAAGTCGTACTCATCCAGGGTGACCGGGTCATGCCGCAGCAGCGCGGTGTACCCGTGGCCTTTCATTCAGGACACATGCTGATGCCCACGGGCCCGCTAAAACTCGCGATGCTCACGGGCGCTCCGCTCGTCCCCGTCTTTTGCATTCGCACCAATATCAAGCGTTGCCGCGTGATCATTGACGAGCCCATTTACGTTAATCCCGATCGCCGGGCCGTGGACGGCCGGCACCCTGCCATGCAGCGCCTCGCAAATTCGATCGAGCGCCAAGTCCTGGCACATCCGGAACAATGGGCTATCTTTGAGAAGGCGTGGTGCGAAGACCGTCGAGACGAAGCGGGTACGTCTCTGAAACCTCCGTGA